One segment of Candidatus Polarisedimenticolia bacterium DNA contains the following:
- a CDS encoding VIT family protein: MRHIERHRSERIGWLRASVLGANDGIVSTASLVLGVAGAGATKSSVLITGVAGLVAGAMSMAAGEYVSVGSQADTEEADLARERRELATQDESERAELASIYVARGLDPALAKQVADQLMAHDALGAHARDELGITDLQRARPVQAALASAASFAAGAAMPLMSVLLAPAGFLASIVTGSCLLVLAILGGVAARAGGAAIPVGALRVTVWGALAMAITYGVGALFGAAA; the protein is encoded by the coding sequence ATGCGACACATCGAACGCCACCGCTCGGAGCGCATCGGTTGGCTTCGGGCCTCCGTCCTGGGCGCCAATGACGGGATCGTGTCGACCGCGAGTCTCGTTCTGGGCGTGGCGGGCGCCGGGGCCACGAAGAGCAGCGTGCTGATCACGGGGGTCGCCGGCCTCGTCGCGGGAGCCATGTCCATGGCCGCCGGTGAATACGTCTCGGTGGGATCGCAGGCGGACACCGAGGAGGCGGATCTGGCGCGCGAGCGCCGGGAGCTGGCGACCCAGGACGAATCGGAGCGGGCGGAGCTTGCGAGCATCTATGTCGCCCGGGGTCTCGATCCGGCTCTCGCGAAACAGGTGGCGGATCAGCTGATGGCCCACGATGCTCTCGGAGCCCACGCCCGGGACGAATTGGGCATCACCGACCTCCAGCGCGCGCGTCCGGTGCAGGCCGCGCTGGCCTCGGCGGCTTCATTCGCCGCCGGCGCCGCGATGCCCCTGATGAGCGTGCTCCTTGCTCCCGCCGGCTTTCTCGCGTCGATCGTCACCGGTTCGTGCCTTCTCGTCCTGGCGATCCTGGGAGGAGTTGCGGCCCGCGCCGGAGGCGCCGCGATCCCGGTCGGCGCCCTGCGCGTCACCGTCTGGGGGGCCCTCGCGATGGCCATCACCTACGGCGTCGGCGCCCTGTTCGGCGCCGCCGCGTGA
- a CDS encoding YdeI/OmpD-associated family protein, whose protein sequence is MSMGKKDPRVDAFITRSAGFARPILTHLRRVVHAGCPGVEETLKWGFPHFMYKGILCSMASFKGHCAFGFWKEALLADMKPIRDAAGDQAMGQFGRITALSDLPDEKTLIRLVSEAAALNDQGIKAPRRARPRTPRTLRVPDYFMSALRRNRKALATFEGFNDSRKKDYVEWVTEARREETRNNRLETAVGWMAEGKERNWKYTRQGAR, encoded by the coding sequence ATGAGCATGGGGAAGAAGGATCCACGGGTCGACGCATTCATCACGAGGTCTGCCGGGTTCGCCCGGCCGATCCTCACTCACCTCCGCAGGGTCGTGCATGCCGGCTGCCCCGGTGTGGAGGAGACGCTCAAATGGGGCTTCCCTCACTTCATGTACAAGGGCATCCTGTGCAGCATGGCCTCGTTCAAGGGCCACTGCGCCTTCGGTTTCTGGAAGGAGGCCCTCCTCGCGGACATGAAGCCGATTCGCGACGCGGCCGGCGATCAGGCCATGGGGCAGTTCGGCCGCATCACCGCCCTCTCCGATCTGCCCGATGAGAAGACCCTGATCCGGCTGGTCTCGGAGGCCGCCGCGTTGAACGACCAGGGGATCAAGGCGCCCCGCAGGGCGAGGCCGAGGACGCCGCGCACGCTCCGGGTCCCGGATTACTTCATGAGCGCCCTGCGCAGGAACAGGAAGGCCCTGGCGACCTTTGAAGGGTTCAACGACTCCCGCAAGAAGGACTACGTCGAGTGGGTGACCGAGGCCCGGCGTGAGGAGACCCGGAACAACCGCCTCGAGACGGCCGTCGGGTGGATGGCCGAGGGGAAGGAACGCAACTGGAAATACACCCGACAGGGCGCACGGTGA
- a CDS encoding glutathione S-transferase family protein, with protein sequence MKLYDYPPSGNGYKVRLLLAHLGLRYEYIPLDILRGESKTGSFLFKNPQGKIPVLELDDGRTLPESNAILFFLSQGTPYWPADPLDQTEALKWLFFEQNSHEPHIGTARFWLAIKKIKLTPFYRELLGQKQAQGRYALEVMDDHLRERPFLVGDRYTIADIGLYAYTHVAPEAGIDLEPYRSVRRWLADVRRQEGHVPIDARSAG encoded by the coding sequence GTGAAGCTTTATGACTACCCGCCGTCGGGCAACGGCTACAAGGTGCGGCTCCTGCTCGCCCATCTTGGACTGCGATACGAGTACATCCCGCTCGATATCCTGCGCGGCGAGTCGAAGACCGGGAGCTTCCTCTTCAAGAACCCGCAGGGAAAGATCCCGGTGCTCGAGCTCGACGACGGCCGCACCCTTCCCGAGTCGAACGCCATCCTCTTCTTTCTTTCCCAGGGGACCCCGTACTGGCCGGCGGACCCGCTGGACCAGACCGAGGCCCTCAAGTGGCTCTTCTTCGAGCAGAACAGCCACGAGCCCCACATCGGGACCGCGCGCTTCTGGCTGGCGATCAAGAAAATCAAGCTGACGCCCTTCTACCGCGAGCTCCTGGGCCAGAAGCAGGCCCAGGGCCGGTATGCGCTCGAAGTCATGGACGATCACCTCCGCGAGCGGCCCTTCCTGGTCGGAGACCGGTACACCATCGCCGACATCGGCCTGTACGCCTACACGCACGTCGCTCCGGAGGCCGGCATCGACCTGGAGCCGTACCGGTCGGTCCGGCGCTGGCTGGCGGACGTCCGTCGCCAGGAGGGGCACGTCCCGATCGACGCCCGGTCGGCCGGGTGA
- a CDS encoding serine hydrolase, producing MRGFITGGLGVALLFACPTACGPAPATDPWPAEAWPTATPEAQGLDAAVLSRLDDELRAGEHGFVDGLLVIRNGLVVHEASFTRDYDTPFKKITQPPGPYNYYDPEWHPYYRRGRLHTLQSVSKSVTSALIGIAIRRGEIPGVGVRVLPYFDGFPIKNLDDRKKAITLEDLLTMRSGLEWDEWSTDYTSPANSCSVMEGLDDWVGYVLDRPMAHRPGEVFTYSSGVTMLLVHILQAATGKDAEDYAREHLFGPLGIREHYWKRTPKGIPDAEGGLYFTASDLARIGYLYLHGGVWDGRRILPDDWVARSISPIVAATSTGIEGFGYGYQWWAGRQSYAASGYGGQRLFVVPGRNLIAVYTGWNIYHDPSLDPVTALDRVLEAVRTPLQK from the coding sequence GTGCGGGGCTTCATCACCGGCGGACTCGGGGTGGCGCTTCTGTTCGCGTGCCCGACCGCGTGCGGGCCCGCACCCGCGACCGACCCGTGGCCGGCGGAAGCCTGGCCCACCGCGACTCCCGAGGCGCAGGGGCTCGATGCGGCCGTCCTGTCCCGGCTCGATGACGAACTGCGCGCCGGGGAACACGGGTTCGTGGATGGACTCCTCGTGATCCGGAACGGGCTCGTCGTCCACGAGGCGTCCTTTACCCGGGACTACGACACGCCGTTCAAGAAAATCACTCAGCCGCCGGGTCCCTACAACTACTACGACCCGGAATGGCATCCCTATTACCGGCGGGGCCGCCTGCACACCCTCCAGTCGGTTTCGAAGAGCGTGACCTCCGCGCTCATCGGGATCGCGATCCGACGAGGGGAGATCCCGGGGGTCGGAGTCAGGGTCCTCCCCTACTTCGACGGGTTTCCCATCAAGAATCTCGACGATCGGAAGAAGGCGATCACCCTCGAGGACCTCCTGACCATGCGATCGGGCCTCGAGTGGGACGAGTGGTCGACGGACTACACGAGCCCCGCCAATTCCTGCTCGGTGATGGAGGGGCTGGACGACTGGGTCGGCTACGTGCTCGATCGGCCGATGGCGCACCGGCCCGGGGAGGTGTTCACCTACAGCAGCGGCGTGACCATGCTCCTGGTGCACATCCTGCAGGCTGCGACCGGGAAGGACGCCGAGGACTACGCCCGGGAGCACCTCTTCGGTCCGCTCGGGATCCGGGAGCACTACTGGAAGAGGACCCCGAAGGGCATTCCGGATGCGGAAGGAGGCCTCTATTTCACGGCATCCGATCTGGCCAGGATCGGCTATCTTTACCTTCACGGTGGGGTCTGGGACGGGCGGCGCATTCTCCCGGATGACTGGGTCGCCCGGTCGATCTCGCCGATCGTCGCTGCCACCTCCACGGGAATCGAAGGTTTCGGCTACGGCTATCAATGGTGGGCTGGCCGGCAATCTTACGCCGCCTCGGGGTATGGCGGGCAGCGCCTGTTCGTCGTGCCGGGGCGCAACCTGATCGCGGTCTACACCGGCTGGAACATCTATCATGACCCGAGCCTGGATCCTGTCACGGCACTCGACCGCGTCCTGGAGGCGGTCCGGACCCCCTTACAGAAATGA